In Mesorhizobium sp., one DNA window encodes the following:
- a CDS encoding DUF559 domain-containing protein, with the protein MIADPTKRRSGATARARSLRQQDVEPEYRLWGELRNRRLNGHKFARQIPLGPYIVDFVCREHGLILELDGAQHSGDIREAERTAYLVRNGYSVLRFWNHEVLKERRAVLDTILAALEGRLSPSSGLRFAQSTFSPRGEEAVNRGRLDP; encoded by the coding sequence ATGATAGCCGATCCGACCAAAAGGCGTTCCGGCGCGACTGCTCGTGCGCGCTCGCTCAGGCAACAGGATGTCGAGCCGGAGTATCGTCTTTGGGGCGAACTCCGCAATCGTCGGCTGAACGGTCACAAATTCGCGCGGCAGATACCGCTCGGGCCTTACATCGTTGATTTCGTATGCCGAGAGCACGGCCTGATTCTGGAACTCGACGGTGCACAGCACTCCGGAGACATACGAGAGGCGGAGCGCACTGCCTATCTGGTCCGGAATGGATACTCGGTCTTGCGCTTCTGGAATCACGAAGTGCTGAAAGAGCGGCGGGCAGTGCTCGACACAATACTCGCCGCGTTGGAGGGGCGCCTCTCCCCCTCATCCGGCCTGCGCTTCGCGCAGTCCACCTTCTCCCCAAGGGGAGAAGAGGCCGTCAATCGCGGACGGCTCGATCCATGA
- a CDS encoding ABC transporter permease: MNALRNTFPVLVILALIVAAWYVGSYALNAPFQRDLDRRAGETPTAWEFVVKTMTQPKPTLPAPHQVAQNFFENTFLRKVTSNRSLVYHAWVTLSATLLGFAFGTVLGIAIAVGIVHVTTLDRSLMPWIIASQTIPILALAPMIIVVLAAIGVTGLIPKSLISTYLSFFPVAVGMVKGLRSPEFTHLDLMHTYNATKRQVFWKLRVPASVPFLFTSMKVAVAASLVGAIVGELPTGAVAGIGAKLLNGSYYSQTIDMFAALVAGSVVAVVLVLLVGLAGRITERLMGARPA, encoded by the coding sequence ATGAACGCACTCCGAAACACCTTCCCCGTCCTCGTCATCCTGGCGCTGATCGTCGCCGCCTGGTACGTCGGCTCGTATGCACTGAATGCGCCGTTCCAGCGCGATCTCGACCGGCGTGCGGGCGAGACGCCGACGGCGTGGGAATTCGTCGTCAAGACGATGACGCAGCCAAAGCCGACGCTGCCGGCTCCGCACCAGGTGGCCCAGAATTTTTTCGAGAACACGTTCCTGCGGAAGGTCACGTCGAACCGCAGCCTGGTCTACCATGCGTGGGTTACGCTGTCGGCGACGCTGCTCGGCTTCGCATTCGGCACCGTGCTGGGGATCGCGATCGCCGTCGGAATCGTCCATGTGACGACGCTCGACCGCTCGCTGATGCCGTGGATCATCGCCTCGCAGACGATCCCCATCCTGGCGCTGGCGCCGATGATCATCGTGGTGCTGGCGGCCATCGGCGTCACCGGACTGATCCCGAAATCGCTAATCTCGACCTATCTGTCCTTCTTTCCGGTGGCGGTCGGCATGGTGAAAGGGCTGCGCTCGCCCGAATTCACCCATCTCGACCTGATGCACACCTACAATGCCACGAAGCGCCAAGTGTTCTGGAAGCTGCGCGTGCCGGCTTCGGTGCCGTTCCTCTTCACTTCGATGAAGGTGGCCGTCGCCGCGAGCCTCGTCGGTGCGATCGTCGGCGAACTGCCGACGGGCGCGGTGGCCGGCATCGGCGCCAAGCTGCTCAACGGCTCCTACTACAGCCAGACGATCGACATGTTCGCGGCCCTCGTCGCCGGATCGGTGGTGGCGGTGGTGCTGGTGCTGCTCGTCGGTCTGGCGGGCCGCATCACCGAGCGTCTGATGGGAGCGCGGCCGGCATGA
- a CDS encoding ABC transporter permease: MIAKLPWQSWLALALTLVAAISLPIMSTAPGYGASVTLSLFGLVLVGAAAPVVTGSAAIEAVVLFVAAHGAAWLLIAGIAGHEGEATRAFFLLVAAAWLLAWRLATVLSAMKPRSRRAGWALKLIVPAIFGVWILIIWEAVTRGAGIPFILLPPPSAIGAKFASSLPILAADVRQTIFKAVIAGYAIGCLSGFAVAILADRFLFLRRGLMPIGNMVSALPIIGVAPVMVMWFGFDWQSKAAVVVIMTFFPMLVNTVAGLSAAGHMERDLMRTYAADYWQTLVKLRLPAAAPFIFNALKINSTLALIGAIVAEFFGTPVVGMGFRISTEVGRMNVDMVWAEIAVAALAGSIFYGVLALIERAVTFWHPSVRGG; the protein is encoded by the coding sequence ATGATCGCGAAACTGCCCTGGCAGTCCTGGCTGGCGCTGGCATTGACCCTGGTCGCCGCAATTTCGTTGCCGATCATGTCGACGGCACCCGGATATGGTGCGTCAGTCACCTTGAGCCTGTTCGGACTCGTGCTGGTCGGAGCCGCGGCGCCCGTCGTGACCGGATCGGCGGCGATCGAGGCTGTCGTCCTGTTCGTCGCCGCCCACGGCGCCGCCTGGCTGCTCATCGCCGGAATCGCCGGCCACGAGGGAGAGGCGACGCGCGCCTTCTTCCTGCTCGTCGCTGCAGCCTGGCTTCTGGCCTGGCGGCTGGCGACGGTGCTCTCCGCGATGAAGCCGCGCTCGCGTCGGGCGGGCTGGGCGCTGAAACTGATCGTGCCGGCGATCTTCGGCGTCTGGATCCTGATCATCTGGGAAGCGGTGACGCGCGGCGCGGGGATTCCGTTCATCCTTCTGCCGCCGCCGTCCGCCATTGGCGCCAAGTTCGCGTCTTCGCTGCCGATCCTCGCCGCCGACGTGCGCCAGACGATCTTCAAGGCGGTGATCGCCGGCTATGCGATCGGCTGTCTCAGCGGGTTCGCGGTTGCCATCCTCGCCGATCGATTCCTGTTCCTGCGGCGCGGGCTGATGCCGATCGGCAACATGGTCTCGGCGCTCCCGATCATCGGCGTGGCGCCGGTGATGGTGATGTGGTTCGGATTCGACTGGCAGTCGAAGGCGGCTGTCGTGGTGATCATGACCTTCTTCCCGATGCTGGTGAATACGGTCGCGGGGCTTTCTGCGGCGGGCCATATGGAGCGCGACCTGATGCGCACCTATGCGGCCGACTACTGGCAGACGCTGGTGAAGCTCAGGCTGCCTGCCGCCGCGCCGTTCATCTTCAACGCTTTGAAAATCAACTCCACACTGGCTTTGATTGGCGCTATCGTTGCGGAATTCTTCGGTACGCCGGTGGTGGGCATGGGGTTCCGGATTTCGACCGAGGTCGGCAGGATGAATGTCGACATGGTCTGGGCGGAAATCGCCGTGGCAGCATTGGCTGGTTCGATCTTCTACGGCGTCCTGGCCCTTATCGAACGGGCCGTGACGTTCTGGCATCCGTCTGTCCGTGGTGGATAG
- a CDS encoding ABC transporter substrate-binding protein, with translation MKKLIFAMLAGGVSLAAVQAFAADAVTLQLKWVTQAQFAGYYVAKDKGFYEEEGLDVTIKPGGPDIAPEQVIAGGGADVIVDWMGGALAAREKGVGLVNIAQPFKKAGMQLVCPADGPVKTEADFKGKTLGVWFFGNEYPFYAWMNKLGLSTEGGPDGVTVLKQSFDVQPLIQKQADCISVMTYNEYWQLIDAGYKPEDLIVFNYSAMGVDLLEDGLYALEDKLADPAFKEKMVKFVRASMKGWDYAVKNPDEAADIVVENGGQDENHQKRMMGEVAKLIDNADGKLIEAAYDRTAKALLDQKILTKEPSGAWTKEITDAAIK, from the coding sequence ATGAAAAAACTCATCTTCGCAATGCTTGCCGGCGGCGTGTCGCTGGCGGCCGTCCAGGCTTTTGCGGCTGACGCTGTGACCCTGCAGCTCAAATGGGTGACGCAGGCGCAGTTCGCCGGATACTACGTGGCCAAGGACAAGGGCTTCTATGAAGAAGAAGGCCTCGACGTCACCATCAAGCCGGGCGGCCCGGACATCGCCCCCGAGCAGGTGATCGCCGGCGGGGGCGCCGACGTGATCGTCGACTGGATGGGCGGTGCGCTCGCCGCACGCGAGAAGGGCGTCGGTTTGGTCAATATCGCGCAACCGTTCAAGAAGGCGGGCATGCAGCTCGTCTGCCCGGCCGACGGGCCGGTCAAGACCGAAGCCGACTTCAAGGGCAAGACGCTCGGCGTGTGGTTCTTCGGCAACGAGTACCCGTTCTACGCTTGGATGAACAAGCTCGGTCTGTCGACCGAAGGCGGGCCGGACGGCGTGACGGTTCTCAAGCAGTCCTTCGATGTGCAGCCGCTGATCCAGAAGCAGGCCGACTGCATCTCGGTCATGACCTACAATGAATACTGGCAGCTGATCGATGCCGGCTACAAGCCGGAAGACCTGATCGTGTTCAACTATTCGGCGATGGGCGTCGACCTGCTGGAGGACGGGCTCTATGCGCTCGAGGACAAGCTCGCCGATCCGGCCTTCAAGGAGAAGATGGTCAAGTTCGTCCGCGCTTCGATGAAGGGCTGGGACTATGCGGTGAAGAACCCCGACGAGGCGGCGGACATCGTGGTCGAGAACGGCGGGCAGGACGAAAACCACCAGAAGCGCATGATGGGCGAAGTCGCCAAGCTGATCGACAATGCCGACGGCAAGCTGATCGAAGCGGCCTACGACCGCACCGCCAAGGCGCTGCTCGACCAGAAGATCTTGACCAAGGAGCCGTCGGGCGCCTGGACCAAGGAGATCACCGACGCGGCGATCAAGTAA
- a CDS encoding 3-carboxy-cis,cis-muconate cycloisomerase has translation MTVSPFDHPILSGLLGDAELAAFFSTQAESDAMLRFEAALAMAEGEEGVIPIEAAKVIAATLPNIPLHHAALREATLRDGVIVPELVRQLRSGIGAPHDAHVHFGATSQDVIDTGLAIRLAGILPILDDRLASLTAALDALDARDGAIETMGHTRMQAAIPVPATRKILSWRDPLLRHRERLADVRADVGILHFGGAAGTLEKLGDKREAVGRRLAASLGLAFVSRARHNERDGVAALAAWLSLVTGSLGKLGQDIALMAQSEIAEVKLASGGGSSAMPHKVNPVGAEILVTLARFNATLVAGMHEALVHENERSGAAWTLEWLLLPQMVMATGAALRTAGALVGALSFVQKP, from the coding sequence ATGACCGTCTCGCCGTTCGACCACCCGATCCTTTCCGGCCTGCTCGGCGATGCCGAGCTCGCCGCCTTCTTCTCGACTCAAGCGGAGTCCGACGCGATGCTCCGCTTCGAGGCCGCGCTTGCGATGGCGGAGGGCGAGGAAGGCGTGATCCCGATCGAGGCGGCGAAGGTCATCGCTGCCACCCTGCCGAACATTCCGCTGCACCACGCCGCCCTGCGCGAGGCAACGCTGCGCGACGGCGTGATCGTGCCGGAACTCGTGCGCCAGTTGCGTTCCGGCATCGGTGCGCCGCATGACGCCCATGTCCATTTCGGCGCGACCAGCCAGGACGTGATCGACACAGGCCTGGCGATCCGGCTCGCCGGCATCCTGCCGATCCTGGATGACAGGCTCGCTTCCCTCACCGCCGCGCTCGACGCGCTCGACGCCCGCGACGGCGCCATCGAGACGATGGGCCATACCCGCATGCAGGCGGCGATCCCCGTTCCCGCCACACGCAAGATCCTGAGCTGGCGCGACCCGCTGCTGCGTCACCGCGAGCGCCTCGCCGACGTGCGCGCCGATGTCGGGATCCTGCATTTCGGCGGCGCCGCCGGCACGCTGGAGAAGCTGGGCGACAAGAGGGAAGCGGTCGGCCGCCGCCTCGCCGCCTCGCTCGGCCTCGCTTTCGTTTCGCGTGCGCGCCACAATGAGCGGGATGGTGTCGCGGCCCTTGCCGCCTGGCTGTCGCTGGTCACCGGCAGTTTGGGCAAGCTCGGCCAGGACATCGCACTGATGGCGCAAAGCGAAATCGCAGAGGTGAAGCTCGCCTCGGGCGGCGGGTCGTCCGCCATGCCGCACAAGGTCAATCCGGTCGGCGCCGAAATCCTGGTCACGCTGGCGCGCTTCAACGCTACCCTCGTCGCAGGCATGCACGAGGCGCTGGTGCACGAGAACGAGCGTTCGGGCGCGGCCTGGACGCTCGAATGGCTGCTCCTGCCGCAGATGGTCATGGCGACAGGCGCCGCGCTGCGCACCGCCGGCGCGCTCGTCGGTGCGCTGAGCTTCGTGCAAAAGCCCTGA
- the pcaG gene encoding protocatechuate 3,4-dioxygenase subunit alpha — protein MTQSLNRLKESASQTAGPYVHIGLTPNFADIPGIYPEDLGFSMVNEKTRGERITVKVRVIDGAETTLKDALVEIWQADAEGLYNSPSEMRGTADPNFQGWGRKATDMSTGECIFETIKPGRVPFRDGKPQAPHITFWVVARGINMGLQTRMYFGDEEKANAEDPVLQRIEHKVRIPTLIAPRDGNTYTFDIRLQGDKETIFFDI, from the coding sequence ATGACCCAATCGCTCAATCGCCTCAAGGAATCGGCCTCGCAGACCGCGGGCCCCTATGTCCACATCGGCCTCACGCCCAACTTCGCCGACATCCCCGGGATCTACCCCGAGGACCTCGGGTTTTCGATGGTCAACGAGAAGACCAGGGGCGAGCGGATTACCGTCAAAGTGCGCGTCATCGACGGCGCCGAGACGACGCTGAAGGACGCACTGGTCGAGATCTGGCAGGCCGACGCCGAAGGCCTCTACAATTCCCCCTCCGAAATGCGCGGCACGGCCGACCCGAACTTCCAGGGCTGGGGTCGCAAGGCGACCGACATGTCGACCGGCGAATGCATCTTCGAAACGATCAAGCCCGGTCGCGTTCCTTTCCGCGATGGCAAGCCGCAAGCCCCGCACATCACCTTCTGGGTGGTGGCGCGCGGCATCAACATGGGTCTTCAGACACGCATGTATTTCGGCGACGAGGAAAAGGCCAATGCCGAGGATCCAGTCCTGCAGCGCATCGAGCACAAGGTCAGGATCCCGACCCTGATCGCCCCGCGCGACGGCAATACCTACACGTTTGACATCCGGCTGCAGGGCGACAAAGAAACGATCTTCTTCGACATCTGA
- a CDS encoding type II toxin-antitoxin system RelE/ParE family toxin, giving the protein MPWTIELSTSAERTLKKLDRQISRRIGEFIDTRLNGTDDPRRIGKPLQGGLDKYWGYRVGDYRLICELRDQVVTIVLVEIGHRSDVYR; this is encoded by the coding sequence TTGCCCTGGACGATTGAGCTGTCAACGTCCGCCGAACGGACGCTGAAGAAGCTGGATCGCCAGATTTCGCGGCGTATCGGCGAATTCATCGATACTCGTCTTAACGGCACCGATGACCCGCGCCGCATCGGAAAGCCGTTGCAGGGCGGTCTCGATAAATACTGGGGCTATCGTGTCGGCGACTACCGACTGATCTGCGAACTCCGGGATCAAGTCGTGACGATTGTTCTTGTCGAGATCGGCCACCGATCGGACGTCTATAGATAG
- a CDS encoding DUF6290 family protein, which yields MPTSIRLEPEIEARLDALAKRTGRTKAYYLRELIERNLDDLEDYYTAVEISDRIRRGEEKTRPWSEVRRELALDD from the coding sequence ATGCCCACGTCGATCAGACTCGAACCCGAAATCGAAGCTCGCCTCGATGCACTCGCAAAGCGCACAGGCCGCACCAAGGCCTATTACCTGCGCGAACTGATCGAGCGGAACCTCGATGACCTCGAAGACTACTACACAGCGGTCGAGATTTCGGACCGGATCCGACGTGGCGAAGAGAAGACTCGTCCCTGGAGCGAAGTGAGGCGCGAGCTTGCCCTGGACGATTGA
- the pcaH gene encoding protocatechuate 3,4-dioxygenase subunit beta produces MSNNSPETGSFFARDRQWHPPAFTPWYKTSVLRSPQKALISLDNTISEITGPVFGHNMLGPLDDDLIHNFAKPGESAIGERTIVYGRVLDERGRGVPGALLEFWQANAGGRYRHKKEGYMAPLDPNFGGCGRTITDENGAYAFRTIKPGPYPWPNGPNDWRPSHIHFSIFGHGFAQRLITQMYFEGDPLIWKCPIVRTIPDKSAIEQLVATLDMEATIPMDARAYKFDIVLRGRRSTMFENRREGN; encoded by the coding sequence ATGTCAAACAACAGTCCCGAAACCGGCTCGTTTTTCGCCCGCGACCGCCAGTGGCACCCGCCGGCGTTCACCCCCTGGTACAAGACATCCGTCCTGCGCTCGCCCCAGAAGGCGCTGATCTCGCTCGACAACACGATCTCCGAGATCACCGGCCCGGTGTTCGGCCACAACATGCTGGGGCCGCTCGACGATGACCTGATCCACAATTTCGCCAAACCGGGGGAGAGCGCCATCGGCGAGCGCACCATCGTCTACGGCCGGGTTCTCGACGAACGCGGCCGCGGCGTGCCGGGCGCCCTCCTCGAATTCTGGCAGGCCAATGCCGGCGGCCGCTACCGCCACAAGAAGGAGGGCTACATGGCCCCCCTCGATCCGAATTTCGGCGGCTGCGGCCGCACGATCACGGACGAGAACGGCGCCTACGCCTTCCGCACCATCAAGCCCGGCCCCTATCCCTGGCCGAACGGTCCGAACGACTGGCGCCCGTCCCACATCCACTTCTCGATCTTCGGCCACGGCTTCGCCCAGCGGCTGATCACCCAGATGTATTTCGAGGGCGATCCGCTGATCTGGAAATGCCCGATCGTGCGCACCATTCCCGATAAATCCGCGATCGAGCAGCTCGTCGCCACGCTCGACATGGAGGCGACGATCCCGATGGACGCGCGGGCCTACAAGTTCGACATCGTGCTGCGCGGCCGCCGTTCAACGATGTTCGAGAACCGCCGGGAGGGGAATTGA
- the pcaC gene encoding 4-carboxymuconolactone decarboxylase, giving the protein MSEDQDRIAKGMKTRRSVLGDAWVDAANAKRTDFDSDFQDYITGMAWNDVWSRPGLTKRERSMITIALLAGLGQWDEVAMHTRATLNTGASRDDLREVMFHVAVYAGVPAANHAIKVMKQVFAEIDATS; this is encoded by the coding sequence ATGAGCGAAGATCAAGACCGCATCGCCAAGGGCATGAAGACCCGCCGCAGCGTTTTGGGCGACGCTTGGGTCGACGCGGCGAATGCCAAGCGCACGGATTTCGACAGCGACTTCCAGGACTACATCACCGGCATGGCCTGGAACGACGTCTGGTCGCGTCCGGGCCTGACGAAGCGCGAACGGTCGATGATCACCATCGCGCTCCTGGCCGGGCTCGGCCAGTGGGACGAGGTCGCCATGCACACGCGCGCCACACTCAACACCGGAGCCAGCCGCGACGACCTGCGCGAGGTGATGTTCCACGTCGCCGTCTATGCCGGCGTGCCGGCCGCCAACCACGCGATCAAGGTGATGAAGCAGGTCTTCGCCGAGATCGACGCGACATCCTGA
- the pobA gene encoding 4-hydroxybenzoate 3-monooxygenase, whose protein sequence is MRTQVAIIGSGPSGLLLGQLLSQAGIDNIILERSSKAHVLERIRAGVLEEGACNLLDRAGAGERMHEEGLPHDGFDLTFDGKRHRIDLFGLTGGKRVMVYGQTEVTKDLMDRRDATGGKTYFEAAGVQPHDFGTGKPYVTFRHGGVEHRLDCDFIAGCDGFHGASRKAVPSDAIKLFERVYPFGWLGIIAEVPPVNHELIYANHPRGFALCSMRSHTRSRYYVQVSLDEKVEDWSDDRFWDEIRRRLPASTAEAMITGPSIEKSIAPLRSFVAEPMRFGRMFLVGDAAHIVPPTGAKGLNLAASDVHYLFEGLREFYADGSSAGVDAYSERALARVWKAERFSWWMTSLMHLFPEIGGYGGPFGQRMQEAELEYLVGSRAASTALAENYVGLPY, encoded by the coding sequence TTGCGCACCCAGGTCGCCATCATAGGCTCGGGCCCGTCGGGGCTGCTGCTCGGCCAATTGCTCAGCCAGGCCGGTATCGACAACATTATCCTCGAACGTTCATCCAAGGCACATGTGCTCGAGCGTATCCGCGCCGGCGTCCTGGAGGAAGGCGCCTGCAATCTGCTCGATCGCGCCGGCGCCGGCGAGCGCATGCACGAGGAAGGACTGCCGCACGATGGCTTCGACCTGACCTTCGACGGCAAACGCCACCGCATCGATCTCTTCGGCCTCACCGGCGGCAAGCGCGTCATGGTCTACGGCCAGACCGAGGTAACGAAAGACCTGATGGACCGCCGCGACGCGACCGGCGGGAAGACCTATTTCGAGGCGGCGGGCGTCCAGCCGCACGATTTCGGCACGGGCAAGCCGTACGTCACCTTCCGCCACGGCGGGGTCGAGCATCGTCTCGACTGCGATTTCATCGCCGGTTGCGACGGCTTTCACGGCGCCTCGCGCAAGGCCGTGCCAAGCGACGCGATCAAGCTCTTCGAGCGCGTCTATCCCTTCGGATGGCTCGGCATCATCGCAGAAGTGCCGCCGGTCAACCATGAGCTGATCTACGCCAACCACCCGCGCGGTTTCGCGCTCTGCTCGATGCGCTCGCACACCCGCTCGCGCTACTATGTCCAGGTCTCGCTCGACGAGAAGGTCGAGGACTGGTCCGACGACCGCTTCTGGGACGAGATCCGCCGCCGCCTGCCGGCGTCGACCGCGGAGGCGATGATCACCGGTCCGTCGATCGAGAAGTCGATTGCGCCGCTGCGGTCCTTCGTTGCCGAGCCGATGCGGTTCGGGCGCATGTTCCTGGTCGGCGATGCCGCGCACATCGTGCCGCCGACCGGCGCCAAGGGCTTGAATCTGGCTGCGAGCGACGTGCACTATCTGTTCGAAGGGCTTCGCGAATTCTATGCCGACGGCAGCTCCGCCGGTGTCGATGCCTATTCCGAACGCGCCCTCGCCCGCGTCTGGAAGGCCGAGCGCTTCTCCTGGTGGATGACCTCCCTCATGCACCTCTTCCCGGAGATCGGCGGCTATGGCGGCCCGTTCGGCCAGCGCATGCAGGAGGCCGAACTGGAATATCTCGTCGGCTCCCGTGCCGCCTCGACGGCCCTTGCGGAAAACTATGTCGGCCTGCCCTATTGA
- a CDS encoding helix-turn-helix domain-containing protein translates to MTAHISPASVPEYRLYREARGEAGDFWIHCEPLPERSRLHRFEIGAHRHPSLFQIFLVTDGEGEIVDGRTAIRFAAPAILFIPSGEVHGFRFAASVDGIVLTALADRLASLAATDRTVAAFASAMRVLQVRDGLDATLRRIDREMQDRSAGRATALEALVALAVIDLARAWLSAQADGEVASGSQDTRAQALETLISTHYRHNLPAVFYAERLGVSVSQLNRIARAVTGQTLQGLIARRVTEAACRDLVFTPTPVSGIAESLGFADPAYFNRFFRKQTGMTPGAYRARERARL, encoded by the coding sequence ATGACGGCACACATCTCTCCCGCCAGCGTTCCGGAATACAGGCTGTATCGCGAAGCGCGCGGCGAGGCCGGCGACTTCTGGATCCATTGCGAGCCGCTGCCGGAGCGGTCGCGGCTGCACCGGTTCGAGATCGGTGCCCACCGGCATCCGTCGCTGTTCCAGATCTTCCTGGTGACCGACGGCGAGGGCGAGATCGTGGATGGACGCACTGCCATCCGGTTCGCGGCGCCGGCGATCCTGTTCATTCCATCGGGCGAGGTGCACGGTTTCCGCTTCGCCGCATCGGTGGACGGCATCGTGCTTACCGCGCTGGCCGACCGGCTTGCCTCACTCGCGGCGACGGACCGGACGGTCGCTGCGTTCGCTTCGGCCATGCGGGTGTTGCAGGTGCGCGACGGACTGGACGCGACCCTGCGACGAATCGACCGCGAGATGCAGGACAGGTCGGCGGGGCGCGCCACCGCCCTGGAGGCGCTGGTCGCGCTCGCCGTCATCGACCTCGCACGGGCGTGGCTGTCGGCGCAGGCGGATGGCGAGGTGGCTTCGGGTAGCCAGGACACCCGGGCGCAAGCCCTCGAAACGCTGATCAGCACCCATTACCGGCACAACCTGCCGGCCGTGTTCTATGCCGAGCGCCTGGGCGTCTCGGTGTCGCAACTGAACCGGATCGCGCGCGCGGTCACCGGCCAGACGCTGCAGGGGCTTATCGCGCGGCGGGTCACGGAGGCCGCCTGTCGCGATCTGGTCTTCACGCCGACGCCGGTGAGCGGCATCGCCGAATCGCTCGGCTTCGCAGATCCGGCCTATTTCAACCGCTTCTTCCGCAAGCAGACTGGCATGACGCCGGGCGCTTATCGTGCGCGGGAGCGGGCGCGGCTCTGA
- a CDS encoding thiamine pyrophosphate-binding protein produces MKTGGQLIVDCLEANGVERIYSVPGESYLAVLDALHDSKIANIVCRQEGGAAMMADCEGRLTGRPGICFVTRGPGATNASAGIHIARQDSNPVIMFVGQVARGNLEREAFQEVDYRAFFGSMAKWVVEIDDASRIPELVTRAFAVATSGRPGPVVIALPEDMLTDEVEAPSPLPFVPVESSPGELEIAAMVALLDKAERPFVILGGTRWTEDAVKAMCASLERWKLPVGCSFRRQALCDQLHSSYAGDIGIGVNPKVGDYIKKSDLILLVGCRFGEMPSSDYTLVKSPYPDQKLVHVYPDPHELGRVYRPTVAINATPAAFANAFAATAPKVTPAWANRTAEMHEDYLAWSTPPTDGPGAVKMGPIMAWLEENLPQDVIIANGAGNFATWVHRYHRFRRFNSQAAPTSGSMGYGVPGGVAAKLMHPEREVIVWAGDGDFLMNGQEFATAMQYGAKIIVVILNNGIYGTIRMHQEREYPGRVSGTTLKNPDFAALARAYGGHGETVETTAEFAPAFERAQASGKPAIIEVKLDPEAITPTRTLTQIREKR; encoded by the coding sequence ATGAAAACCGGCGGACAGCTCATCGTCGACTGCCTCGAGGCGAACGGCGTCGAGCGCATCTATTCCGTGCCGGGCGAAAGCTACCTCGCCGTGCTCGACGCGCTCCACGATTCGAAGATCGCGAACATCGTCTGCCGCCAGGAAGGCGGCGCCGCGATGATGGCCGACTGCGAAGGCCGCCTCACCGGCCGGCCCGGCATCTGCTTCGTCACGCGCGGACCCGGTGCGACGAACGCGTCGGCCGGCATCCACATCGCCCGGCAGGACTCGAACCCGGTCATCATGTTCGTCGGCCAGGTAGCCCGCGGCAATCTCGAGCGCGAGGCCTTCCAGGAGGTCGACTACCGCGCCTTCTTCGGCTCGATGGCGAAATGGGTGGTCGAGATCGACGATGCAAGCCGGATTCCAGAACTGGTCACCCGCGCCTTCGCGGTGGCAACCTCGGGCCGCCCCGGTCCAGTCGTCATCGCCTTGCCGGAGGATATGCTGACCGACGAGGTCGAGGCACCCTCGCCGCTCCCCTTCGTGCCCGTCGAAAGCTCGCCCGGAGAGCTGGAGATCGCGGCAATGGTCGCACTCCTGGATAAAGCCGAGCGCCCCTTCGTCATCCTCGGCGGCACGCGCTGGACGGAGGATGCCGTCAAGGCGATGTGCGCTTCGCTCGAACGCTGGAAGCTCCCGGTCGGGTGCTCCTTCCGCCGCCAGGCGCTCTGCGATCAGCTCCATTCCTCCTATGCGGGCGACATCGGCATAGGCGTCAACCCCAAGGTCGGCGACTACATCAAGAAGTCCGACCTCATCCTGCTGGTCGGCTGCCGCTTCGGCGAGATGCCTTCGTCGGACTACACCCTCGTGAAGAGCCCCTACCCGGACCAGAAGCTGGTCCACGTCTACCCCGATCCGCACGAACTCGGCCGCGTCTACCGGCCGACCGTCGCGATCAACGCCACGCCCGCTGCTTTCGCGAATGCATTCGCTGCGACGGCGCCCAAGGTTACTCCCGCATGGGCGAACCGGACCGCTGAGATGCATGAGGATTACCTCGCCTGGTCGACACCTCCGACCGACGGGCCCGGCGCGGTCAAAATGGGGCCGATCATGGCCTGGCTCGAGGAGAACCTTCCGCAGGACGTGATCATCGCCAACGGCGCCGGCAACTTCGCCACCTGGGTCCATCGCTACCACCGCTTTCGCCGCTTCAATTCGCAGGCGGCGCCGACCTCCGGCTCGATGGGCTACGGCGTGCCCGGCGGGGTCGCCGCCAAGCTGATGCATCCGGAGCGCGAGGTGATCGTCTGGGCCGGCGACGGCGACTTCCTGATGAACGGCCAGGAGTTCGCCACCGCCATGCAGTACGGGGCGAAAATCATCGTCGTCATCCTCAACAATGGCATCTACGGCACCATCCGCATGCATCAGGAGCGCGAATATCCCGGCCGCGTCTCAGGCACCACGCTGAAGAATCCCGACTTCGCCGCGCTCGCCCGCGCCTATGGCGGCCATGGCGAGACGGTGGAAACGACCGCCGAGTTCGCGCCGGCCTTCGAGCGCGCACAAGCGAGCGGCAAGCCCGCCATCATCGAAGTCAAGCTCGACCCCGAGGCGATCACGCCGACGCGGACTCTGACACAGATCCGCGAGAAGCGGTGA